The following are encoded together in the Acetobacter vaccinii genome:
- the fdxA gene encoding ferredoxin FdxA, with protein MTYVVTENCIRCKFMDCVEVCPVDCFYAGENFLVINPDECIDCGVCEPECPAEAIFPDSDDRATAWAEINTKYAAQWPNITRKGTPPADAEDWKDRPDKTALLSPNPHEG; from the coding sequence ATGACCTACGTGGTCACTGAAAACTGCATCCGCTGCAAATTCATGGACTGTGTGGAAGTCTGCCCCGTTGACTGCTTCTACGCTGGCGAGAACTTTCTTGTTATCAACCCTGACGAGTGCATTGACTGCGGTGTGTGCGAACCGGAATGCCCGGCTGAAGCCATTTTCCCCGACAGTGATGACCGCGCGACTGCATGGGCGGAAATAAACACCAAATACGCAGCCCAGTGGCCCAACATCACCCGCAAGGGCACGCCCCCTGCCGATGCTGAGGACTGGAAGGACCGCCCCGACAAAACGGCGCTGCTGTCCCCCAACCCGCACGAGGGCTGA
- a CDS encoding MraY family glycosyltransferase, with product MIFFDTPVRVFFCLAGATLLSAGLVRAMIGLAVLDHPDHRSAHNHPTPKGGGIGIMLAFATVWPLLLLFAPQPMPRTSLLAVIALGILCGVSWLDDLRQWPAGIKLAAQCGAAVLVVAGAGTANTLPGMGLAVLWLIFCTNAINFMDGLNGLVSGCLLVGCLLLAGAAPSLGVPELRWPAALLAACLAGFLPFNFPQARIFMGDVGSQGCGLLAGMATLYGAQHATTPSGWLFGPAVLAPLLYDVTFTLIRRSLAHQRLMQAHRGHLYQVLYRSGLTVRTVSMAEWGLTAWGGGIACATATLPGPEALPLATLLVLVLVPQLGWTALAIVRAQKNPIGPW from the coding sequence ATGATCTTTTTCGACACCCCTGTGCGCGTGTTTTTCTGTCTGGCGGGCGCAACCCTGCTCTCCGCCGGGCTTGTCCGTGCCATGATCGGGCTTGCGGTGCTTGACCACCCCGACCACCGCAGCGCGCACAACCACCCAACCCCCAAGGGCGGGGGCATTGGCATTATGCTGGCTTTTGCCACCGTCTGGCCGCTGCTGCTGCTCTTTGCCCCCCAGCCCATGCCCCGCACCAGCCTGCTGGCAGTTATCGCACTGGGCATTTTATGTGGGGTTTCCTGGTTGGATGACCTGCGCCAATGGCCAGCGGGCATCAAGCTTGCCGCCCAATGCGGGGCGGCGGTGCTGGTCGTGGCGGGGGCTGGCACCGCCAATACTCTGCCCGGCATGGGGCTTGCCGTGCTGTGGCTGATTTTTTGCACCAATGCCATCAACTTCATGGACGGGCTGAACGGTCTGGTTTCAGGCTGCTTGCTGGTGGGCTGCCTGCTGCTGGCCGGGGCTGCGCCCTCTTTGGGTGTGCCCGAATTACGCTGGCCTGCGGCATTGCTGGCGGCCTGCCTTGCGGGGTTTCTACCCTTCAACTTTCCACAGGCCCGTATTTTCATGGGGGATGTGGGCAGTCAGGGCTGTGGCCTGCTGGCGGGCATGGCAACGCTGTACGGAGCGCAACATGCCACGACCCCATCCGGCTGGCTGTTCGGCCCTGCCGTGCTGGCCCCGTTGCTCTACGATGTCACCTTTACCCTGATACGCCGTAGTCTGGCGCACCAACGGCTGATGCAGGCCCACAGGGGCCACCTGTACCAAGTGCTTTACCGCAGTGGCCTGACCGTCAGGACAGTCTCCATGGCCGAATGGGGGCTGACAGCATGGGGTGGCGGCATAGCCTGTGCCACAGCCACACTCCCTGGCCCAGAAGCCCTGCCCCTTGCGACCCTGCTGGTACTGGTGCTGGTGCCGCAGCTTGGCTGGACGGCTCTGGCTATCGTGCGGGCACAAAAAAACCCCATAGGCCCCTGGTAG
- the cyoC gene encoding cytochrome o ubiquinol oxidase subunit III: MAQNTTVQTAGHDEHHHESPVVFGFWVYLMTDCIIFGTLFATFAVLRDQFNGGPTGRELFEIGGLGLETALLLISSITYGFGMLAAYKQQISKVIMWLGVTFLLGLGFVGLEVNEFAHLIAEGAGPDRSAFLSAFFTLVSTHGLHVTCGLIWIVTLIVQLMGTTEIPERMMNKLSCLSLFWHFLDIVWICVFTYVYLGSMM, translated from the coding sequence ATGGCACAGAATACAACTGTTCAGACCGCGGGCCACGACGAACACCATCACGAATCTCCGGTGGTGTTCGGGTTCTGGGTCTATCTGATGACGGACTGCATCATCTTTGGCACGCTGTTTGCCACGTTTGCAGTTCTTCGGGATCAGTTCAATGGTGGCCCGACCGGGCGTGAGCTGTTCGAAATTGGTGGGCTTGGGCTGGAAACAGCCCTCCTGCTGATCTCGTCCATCACGTACGGGTTTGGCATGCTGGCTGCTTACAAGCAGCAGATCAGCAAGGTCATCATGTGGCTTGGTGTCACCTTCCTGCTCGGCCTCGGCTTTGTCGGTCTGGAAGTGAACGAGTTTGCCCACCTTATCGCTGAAGGTGCTGGCCCGGATCGCAGTGCGTTCCTGTCCGCGTTCTTCACGCTGGTGTCCACGCATGGTCTGCACGTAACCTGCGGCCTGATCTGGATTGTGACCCTGATCGTTCAGCTGATGGGCACGACCGAGATCCCTGAGCGCATGATGAACAAGCTCTCCTGCCTGAGCCTGTTCTGGCACTTCCTGGATATCGTCTGGATCTGCGTTTTCACCTATGTCTATCTGGGGAGCATGATGTGA
- the cyoD gene encoding cytochrome o ubiquinol oxidase subunit IV, which yields MSTPHTTSSGESHGSAASYLIGFVFAVILTVLSFGIVLTHSLSPAGTLAALSILALIQVLVHLRYFLHMGGDSEHRWNNICFIFTIAFVTILLVGTVFIMTNTAAHMMSR from the coding sequence ATGAGCACTCCGCATACAACCTCCTCGGGCGAAAGCCATGGCAGCGCTGCATCTTACCTGATCGGGTTTGTGTTTGCTGTTATCCTCACGGTTCTGTCCTTCGGGATCGTGTTGACCCATAGCCTTTCCCCGGCTGGCACTCTGGCGGCTCTGTCCATTCTGGCCCTGATTCAGGTTCTGGTGCATCTGCGCTACTTCCTGCACATGGGTGGGGATTCCGAGCACCGCTGGAACAACATCTGCTTTATCTTTACCATTGCCTTTGTGACGATTCTGCTGGTTGGCACGGTCTTCATCATGACCAACACCGCCGCGCATATGATGTCCCGCTAA
- a CDS encoding helicase-related protein, whose translation MKASARQSPARSPGQDSTPDAPVRAILGPTNTGKTHLALERMLAHASGMIGFPLRLLARENYERMVRLKGVRAVALITGEEKIVPPQARWFSCTVEAMPMDRPVDFMAVDEIQLCADPERGHIFTDRLLNARGQAETLFLGADTIAPLMKTLIKGVEIETRPRLSNLTCTGHNRLSRLPARSAIVAFSVGEVYAIAELIRRKRGGCAVVMGQLSPRTRNAQVALYQNREVDYLVATDAIGMGLNMDIHHVAFAGLAKFDGQQHRLLRPAEVAQIAGRAGRGARDGTFGTTGECPPFPDGLVDAVEEHRFDPLPFLWWRNSTLDFSSVDALYASLCAKSPHPSLRPAEPATDLLMLHTFLRDSTLRALAQGREKTRLLWEVCQIPDFRKLGEDSHIRQCEQIFTLLARKGRLPADWFKARLHGLDQTQGDMEALMQRLMGIRIWSYVAARPGWVEQAEEWQRHTRMLEDTLSDALHERLTTRFVDRRAASLARRLEEADSKPLLSAMNRAGEISVEGHPVGRMHGFAFQPDPETAQADQPLILRAARRAARSELPRLVARFLHAPDTELELDTQNGHILWQEAQVGLLRPGPNVVTPIVHVRDAEFLDSSQKDKVHQRLAAFIQAHIRHDLAPLYEAEAAVAEHPALRGLVHILMEHGGVAPCPVLPPLSRAQQALLSRLHIQHDTTALFCTRLFRPQAMALRRLLLGLAHGQDMPALPPAGTVSTPLPAPPDRPQRQALLAMGWVCAGPALLRLDIATTIRQELRDYARQGPRPLPVALPSRLGVSKKNLPSVLLALGVPLRLATSLPRTQPGPPAPCMILPPPPVKKQKKARAFTPDRPKPGIRTQDSPFAILASLRGHL comes from the coding sequence ATGAAGGCTTCCGCACGCCAGAGCCCCGCACGGTCCCCAGGTCAGGACTCCACCCCAGACGCCCCTGTGCGTGCCATCCTCGGCCCCACCAACACCGGCAAGACCCATCTGGCGCTGGAGCGCATGCTGGCCCATGCCTCGGGCATGATCGGCTTTCCGCTCCGCCTGCTCGCGCGGGAAAACTACGAGCGCATGGTACGCCTTAAAGGTGTGCGGGCCGTGGCGCTGATTACGGGGGAGGAAAAAATTGTCCCCCCTCAGGCCCGCTGGTTTTCCTGCACGGTTGAGGCCATGCCCATGGACCGGCCGGTGGACTTTATGGCGGTCGATGAGATCCAGCTCTGCGCCGACCCCGAGCGCGGACATATTTTTACCGACCGGCTGCTCAACGCCCGCGGACAGGCCGAAACGCTGTTCCTGGGTGCGGACACCATTGCCCCGCTGATGAAGACCCTGATCAAAGGGGTTGAGATAGAAACCCGGCCCCGCCTGTCCAACCTGACCTGCACCGGCCATAACCGCCTGTCACGCCTGCCTGCCCGTTCGGCCATTGTCGCCTTCTCGGTCGGGGAGGTGTACGCCATTGCCGAGCTGATCCGCCGCAAACGCGGGGGGTGTGCGGTTGTCATGGGGCAACTTTCCCCCCGCACCCGCAACGCCCAGGTTGCCCTGTACCAGAACCGTGAGGTGGACTACCTTGTGGCCACCGATGCCATAGGCATGGGGCTGAACATGGATATTCACCATGTCGCCTTTGCGGGTCTGGCCAAGTTTGACGGCCAGCAGCACCGCCTGCTGCGCCCGGCGGAAGTGGCACAGATTGCTGGCCGTGCGGGACGTGGTGCGCGGGACGGCACTTTTGGCACCACAGGGGAGTGCCCACCCTTTCCCGACGGGTTGGTAGACGCAGTGGAGGAACACCGCTTTGACCCCCTGCCATTCCTCTGGTGGCGCAACAGCACGCTCGACTTCTCATCGGTCGATGCACTTTACGCCAGCCTCTGCGCCAAATCTCCCCATCCCAGCTTGCGCCCGGCGGAACCGGCGACAGACCTGCTGATGCTGCACACGTTCCTGCGTGACTCCACCCTGCGCGCTCTGGCGCAGGGCCGGGAGAAAACACGCCTGTTGTGGGAAGTGTGCCAGATCCCCGATTTTCGCAAACTGGGAGAGGACAGCCATATCCGCCAGTGCGAGCAGATCTTTACCCTGCTTGCCCGCAAGGGCCGCCTGCCAGCCGACTGGTTCAAGGCCCGCCTGCACGGGCTGGACCAGACACAGGGCGATATGGAAGCCCTGATGCAGCGGCTGATGGGTATCCGCATCTGGTCCTACGTAGCGGCCCGCCCCGGCTGGGTGGAGCAGGCCGAGGAATGGCAGCGCCACACCCGCATGCTGGAAGACACCCTGTCCGATGCCCTGCACGAGCGGCTGACCACCCGCTTTGTGGACAGGCGCGCCGCAAGTCTGGCGCGCCGTCTGGAGGAAGCCGATAGCAAACCCCTGCTGTCCGCCATGAACCGGGCGGGGGAAATCAGCGTGGAGGGCCACCCCGTCGGGCGCATGCATGGCTTTGCCTTCCAACCCGACCCCGAAACCGCGCAGGCAGACCAACCGCTGATCCTGCGTGCGGCCCGCCGGGCAGCCCGGAGCGAACTGCCACGGCTGGTCGCCCGCTTCCTGCACGCCCCGGATACAGAGCTGGAACTGGACACCCAGAACGGCCATATCCTCTGGCAGGAGGCACAGGTCGGACTCTTGCGCCCGGGCCCGAATGTCGTGACCCCTATAGTCCATGTCAGGGATGCCGAATTTCTGGACAGCAGCCAGAAGGACAAGGTCCACCAGCGGTTGGCCGCTTTCATACAGGCACATATCCGGCACGATCTGGCCCCGCTGTACGAGGCCGAAGCAGCCGTGGCGGAACACCCGGCCCTGCGTGGGCTGGTTCATATTCTGATGGAACACGGCGGGGTTGCCCCCTGCCCCGTGCTGCCCCCTCTGTCGCGCGCGCAGCAGGCTTTGCTGTCACGCCTGCATATTCAGCACGATACGACGGCCCTGTTCTGCACGCGGCTGTTCCGCCCACAGGCCATGGCGCTGCGCCGCCTGCTCCTGGGGCTGGCCCATGGGCAGGATATGCCCGCCCTGCCTCCTGCTGGCACGGTCTCTACCCCCCTGCCTGCACCACCCGACCGCCCCCAGAGGCAGGCCTTGCTGGCTATGGGGTGGGTCTGCGCTGGTCCAGCCCTGCTCCGACTCGATATTGCCACAACCATTCGGCAGGAACTGCGCGACTATGCCCGCCAAGGCCCGCGCCCCCTGCCTGTGGCCCTGCCGTCACGTCTGGGGGTTTCAAAAAAAAACCTGCCCTCTGTGCTGCTGGCGCTGGGTGTTCCCCTACGGTTGGCCACCAGCCTGCCCCGCACGCAGCCCGGCCCGCCTGCACCGTGCATGATTTTGCCCCCGCCCCCGGTAAAAAAGCAGAAAAAGGCGCGGGCTTTCACACCCGACCGCCCCAAGCCGGGAATCCGTACCCAGGATAGCCCTTTTGCCATTCTGGCCAGCCTGCGCGGACATCTCTGA
- a CDS encoding DegT/DnrJ/EryC1/StrS family aminotransferase produces MKSSDTRPIAFLDLAAQQKRLGPALRQRLDTVLAHCRFVMGPEVEELEGRLAQWCGARECVGVSSGTDALQIVMMAEGIGRGDAVFLPAFTYTATAEVPLVLGATPVFVDVDPDTFQIDPDHLRARIRAVRAQGTLRPRAIVGVDLFGQPAPWAALRAIAEEEGLFLLSDCAQSFGAVQAGQPLGREATATTLSFFPSKPLGGYGDGGAILTDDPERAALYRSLRTHGEGTTRYEVLRTGMNGRLDTLQAAVLLAKLDGFQAELDRREAIACAYDSGLAGSVQVPVRVPDSRSAWAIYAILLKDTAERTALQDRLKVQGVPSAIYYPLPLHWQPAYRPHHDGTTLPVSEDLAGRILALPIHPELTDEDVARVIAAVRG; encoded by the coding sequence ATGAAGAGTTCAGACACAAGGCCCATCGCGTTTCTTGATCTGGCAGCCCAGCAGAAGCGGCTTGGCCCGGCCCTGCGCCAGCGGCTGGATACCGTGCTGGCGCATTGCCGCTTTGTCATGGGGCCGGAAGTGGAGGAGCTGGAAGGCCGTCTGGCCCAGTGGTGCGGCGCGCGTGAGTGCGTGGGCGTGTCCTCTGGCACGGATGCCTTGCAGATTGTGATGATGGCGGAAGGCATAGGCCGGGGCGACGCCGTGTTTCTGCCCGCCTTTACCTACACCGCCACGGCGGAGGTGCCGCTGGTGCTGGGGGCAACCCCGGTGTTTGTGGATGTGGACCCCGACACGTTCCAGATCGACCCGGACCACCTGCGGGCGCGTATTCGTGCCGTGCGTGCCCAGGGTACGCTGCGCCCACGGGCCATTGTGGGGGTGGACCTGTTTGGCCAGCCAGCCCCCTGGGCCGCCCTGCGTGCCATTGCGGAGGAGGAAGGGCTGTTCCTGTTGTCTGACTGTGCCCAGTCCTTTGGTGCAGTGCAGGCAGGCCAGCCGCTGGGGCGGGAGGCCACAGCCACAACCCTGTCGTTTTTCCCCTCCAAACCACTGGGTGGGTATGGGGATGGCGGGGCGATCCTGACGGATGACCCCGAGCGGGCTGCACTCTACCGCTCGCTGCGGACCCATGGGGAAGGCACTACCCGTTACGAAGTGCTGCGTACAGGCATGAACGGGCGGCTGGACACCTTGCAGGCGGCTGTGCTGCTGGCCAAGCTGGATGGCTTTCAGGCCGAGCTTGACCGGCGTGAGGCCATTGCCTGCGCGTATGACAGCGGGCTTGCGGGCAGTGTGCAGGTGCCTGTACGCGTGCCAGACAGCCGCAGCGCCTGGGCGATTTACGCAATCCTGCTCAAGGACACGGCCGAGCGCACGGCCCTGCAGGACAGGCTGAAGGTGCAGGGTGTGCCATCGGCCATCTATTACCCGTTGCCGCTGCACTGGCAGCCTGCCTACCGTCCGCACCATGACGGCACGACCCTGCCTGTGTCGGAAGACCTAGCCGGGCGTATTCTGGCGCTGCCCATCCACCCGGAACTGACGGATGAGGACG
- a CDS encoding leucyl aminopeptidase family protein, with amino-acid sequence MSMREPDCLSIGSRRQPQHVAYAVRASERETLVTWVGEKAAAFADACGFVARPGQTLLLPAENGQVQALLGIPEKPVRDPYVFGALARALPAGDWRVDAPDDVLRQDIILGFCLGAYAYSLKSVSKAVGPKLLVSKKEKSGLALEMARSIWLARDLVNMPANLLGPSELAQAARLTLEPLGAEVDIIKGAALAKAYPLVAHVGQGSERAPRVVVARWRGTGAGKDAPLLSLVGKGVCFDSGGYDLKPSSGMLRMKKDMGGAATVLGLARLIITQNLPIRLEVRLGCVENSVSGGAMRPLDVVKSRAGLTVEIGNTDAEGRLVLCDLLHEAGEQSPALLLDVATLTGAARVALGPDLPALFCQDDQTATAFIEASRQEADPLWRLPLWAGYDDWLNSKVADISNISARPMAGAITAGLFLGRFVKPDQRWVHIDSYAWNDSSRPGRPEGGDSPGIRAMFEAVRTLFDGADENVVLKKSQTQGK; translated from the coding sequence ATGTCCATGCGTGAACCAGACTGCCTGAGTATAGGAAGCCGCCGCCAGCCGCAGCATGTTGCATATGCCGTGCGCGCCTCGGAACGTGAGACATTGGTGACATGGGTGGGCGAGAAAGCGGCTGCCTTTGCCGATGCCTGCGGCTTTGTTGCCCGGCCCGGACAGACCCTGCTGTTGCCCGCTGAGAATGGACAGGTGCAGGCCCTGCTCGGTATTCCCGAAAAACCTGTGCGCGACCCTTATGTCTTTGGGGCGCTGGCCCGTGCCCTGCCTGCGGGGGACTGGCGTGTGGATGCGCCCGATGATGTGCTCCGGCAGGATATCATTCTGGGTTTTTGCCTTGGGGCTTATGCCTATTCGCTCAAGTCTGTGTCGAAGGCGGTCGGGCCTAAGCTGCTTGTCAGCAAGAAGGAAAAGAGCGGTCTGGCGCTGGAAATGGCCCGCTCCATCTGGCTGGCGCGCGATCTGGTGAATATGCCTGCCAACCTTCTTGGCCCGTCGGAACTGGCACAGGCGGCCCGCCTGACGTTGGAACCGCTGGGGGCCGAGGTGGACATTATCAAAGGTGCCGCTCTGGCGAAGGCTTATCCGCTGGTGGCGCATGTGGGGCAGGGGTCGGAGCGTGCGCCTAGGGTGGTGGTGGCCCGCTGGCGCGGGACCGGGGCGGGTAAGGATGCCCCGCTGCTGTCGCTGGTAGGCAAGGGCGTGTGCTTTGACAGCGGGGGGTATGACCTCAAACCCTCGTCGGGCATGCTGCGGATGAAAAAGGACATGGGCGGCGCGGCCACGGTGCTGGGGCTGGCCCGGCTGATCATAACGCAGAACCTGCCGATACGGTTGGAGGTGCGGCTGGGCTGTGTGGAAAACAGTGTGTCAGGCGGGGCCATGCGCCCGCTGGATGTGGTTAAAAGCCGCGCCGGTCTGACAGTGGAAATTGGCAACACCGATGCCGAGGGGCGGCTTGTCCTGTGCGATCTGCTGCATGAGGCGGGTGAGCAGTCTCCCGCCCTGCTGCTTGATGTGGCGACCCTGACAGGGGCGGCCCGTGTGGCTCTGGGGCCGGACCTGCCCGCCTTGTTCTGTCAGGATGATCAGACCGCCACGGCCTTTATTGAAGCCTCTAGGCAGGAAGCCGATCCCCTGTGGCGGCTGCCCCTGTGGGCCGGGTATGATGACTGGCTGAACAGCAAGGTTGCGGACATCAGCAATATTTCCGCACGACCCATGGCAGGGGCTATTACTGCCGGATTGTTTCTTGGGCGTTTTGTAAAACCAGACCAGCGTTGGGTGCATATCGACAGCTATGCGTGGAATGATTCCAGCCGCCCCGGTCGCCCGGAAGGCGGAGATTCTCCCGGAATTCGGGCAATGTTCGAAGCTGTGCGGACTCTTTTTGACGGGGCGGATGAGAACGTTGTCTTAAAGAAGTCACAAACACAGGGGAAATAA
- a CDS encoding MarR family transcriptional regulator — protein MVQTAEKSEDLVKTLRDTIVSLVRGEGPDLSARQLAVFLTCYLDESGQTVRGLAASLNVSKPAITRALDRLGELDLARRKVDPLDRRSVLVQRTPKGAAYLKEIRKVMGDAVQTPARKTHAEDKTATVRRLRRVVAA, from the coding sequence ATGGTTCAGACTGCAGAAAAGTCAGAGGATCTGGTCAAGACCCTGCGGGATACCATCGTATCGCTCGTACGTGGGGAAGGCCCGGACCTGTCCGCCCGCCAGCTTGCCGTGTTCCTGACCTGTTATCTGGACGAAAGCGGGCAGACCGTGCGTGGGCTGGCAGCCAGCCTGAACGTGTCCAAGCCCGCTATTACCCGTGCGCTCGACCGCTTGGGTGAGCTTGATCTGGCCCGCCGTAAGGTGGACCCGCTCGACCGTCGTTCCGTTCTGGTGCAGCGCACGCCCAAGGGTGCCGCGTATCTGAAGGAAATCCGCAAGGTCATGGGTGATGCCGTGCAGACCCCTGCGCGCAAGACCCATGCTGAAGATAAAACGGCTACGGTTCGCCGCCTGCGTCGGGTTGTGGCGGCCTGA
- a CDS encoding polysaccharide biosynthesis protein — protein MALPRALPLSCILRWRPLNWMAVNVLLDGMLAALSAPVARWLAAPQDGLLHPLWFLAGGGITLLVSGLPFRIPQQHWRFAGVSDLLGIACASVASSVLFSLGLLATGVPLPSPAFPMIYVLVLVVALGGGRLAYRLGSLRAGYTALGHQQVVLVGGDEASDLYMRAFERGSDQAMRVTGIVVAGAGQAGRRIRNVPILGHVQDMALILQTLGDRHRLPHALVIADPAFRGWRLTALLNAAARHDVAVLRAPALTALTPARQVCFQPVRLEDLLNRPQIALDRKGMEHLVRGQVVLVTGAGGTIGAELARQIARLNPQRLVLLDHGEFALWQSDIDLAEHAPQTPRDIVVADVRDQARINAVMAHYRPGLVFHAAALKHVPMVEANPTEGLLTNVHGTRVVADAAARHGARALILISTDKAVNPSGLMGASKRAAEMYCQALDIRARAAGAGQMRCITVRFGNVLGSTGSVVPLFRHQIERGGPLTVTHPDMHRYFMTVSEAVSLVLQASVRGTQGLEGTQTDTLLGHGGIFVLDMGEPVRILDLARQMIRLAGLRPEEDVAIHFTGLRPGEKLHEELFHGREALVPTDAAGLLMATPRTVDLTMVADVVEQMTQAARQGDRKAALHILSLLVPEFDHNREGGVYAPGGSHMDMGAATGQEDCTQADEGAWRSAAR, from the coding sequence ATGGCATTACCCCGCGCCCTGCCCCTGTCCTGCATCCTTCGGTGGCGACCGTTGAACTGGATGGCGGTCAATGTCCTGCTTGATGGCATGCTGGCGGCCCTGTCTGCCCCAGTGGCGCGGTGGTTGGCAGCCCCGCAGGACGGCCTGCTGCATCCGCTGTGGTTTCTGGCAGGGGGGGGCATTACGCTGCTGGTCAGCGGGTTGCCGTTTCGCATACCGCAACAGCACTGGCGGTTTGCCGGGGTGTCAGACCTGTTGGGCATTGCCTGTGCCTCTGTTGCCAGTTCTGTCCTGTTTTCCCTTGGGTTGTTGGCAACGGGTGTGCCGCTGCCAAGCCCCGCTTTTCCCATGATTTATGTGCTGGTGCTTGTTGTTGCGCTGGGGGGCGGGCGGCTTGCTTATCGGCTGGGTTCTCTCCGGGCTGGTTACACGGCCCTTGGGCACCAGCAGGTTGTGCTGGTGGGGGGGGACGAGGCCTCGGACCTGTATATGCGTGCCTTTGAGCGCGGCTCCGATCAGGCCATGCGTGTGACAGGGATTGTCGTGGCAGGGGCGGGGCAGGCGGGCCGCCGTATCCGTAACGTGCCTATTCTGGGCCATGTGCAGGATATGGCACTGATCCTCCAGACACTGGGGGACAGGCATCGCCTGCCGCATGCCCTTGTGATTGCCGACCCGGCTTTTCGGGGGTGGCGGCTGACAGCCTTGCTGAATGCGGCGGCCAGGCACGATGTTGCGGTATTGCGTGCTCCAGCCCTGACAGCCCTGACCCCGGCCCGGCAGGTGTGCTTTCAGCCCGTGCGGCTGGAGGATTTGCTGAACAGGCCGCAGATCGCGCTGGACCGCAAGGGTATGGAACATCTGGTGCGTGGGCAGGTGGTGCTGGTTACAGGGGCGGGGGGCACGATCGGGGCCGAACTGGCCCGCCAGATTGCCCGGCTTAACCCGCAGCGGCTGGTGCTGCTGGACCATGGGGAGTTCGCCCTGTGGCAGAGTGATATTGATCTGGCCGAACACGCCCCCCAGACCCCGCGTGACATTGTTGTAGCCGATGTGCGTGACCAGGCGCGTATCAACGCGGTTATGGCCCATTATCGCCCAGGGCTGGTGTTTCATGCAGCAGCCCTCAAGCATGTGCCTATGGTCGAGGCCAACCCGACAGAGGGGCTGCTGACCAACGTGCATGGCACTCGGGTTGTGGCTGATGCCGCGGCGCGCCATGGGGCGCGGGCCTTAATTCTGATCTCCACCGACAAGGCGGTTAATCCCTCTGGTCTTATGGGGGCGTCCAAACGGGCGGCGGAAATGTACTGTCAGGCGCTGGACATCCGCGCCAGAGCCGCCGGGGCGGGGCAGATGCGTTGCATCACGGTGCGGTTTGGCAATGTGCTGGGGTCCACCGGGTCTGTTGTGCCGCTGTTTCGCCACCAGATCGAGCGCGGTGGGCCGCTGACAGTGACCCACCCCGATATGCACCGGTATTTCATGACCGTGTCCGAGGCTGTCAGCCTTGTTCTCCAGGCCAGTGTCCGCGGCACACAGGGTCTGGAAGGCACGCAGACCGACACGCTGCTGGGTCATGGCGGTATTTTTGTGCTCGATATGGGGGAGCCGGTGCGTATTCTTGATCTGGCGCGCCAGATGATCCGGCTTGCCGGGCTGCGTCCGGAGGAGGATGTTGCCATCCACTTCACCGGCCTGCGACCGGGGGAAAAACTGCATGAGGAACTGTTCCATGGGCGCGAAGCCCTGGTGCCGACCGACGCCGCAGGCCTGCTGATGGCCACCCCCCGCACGGTTGACCTGACAATGGTGGCCGATGTGGTGGAGCAGATGACACAGGCCGCCCGCCAGGGTGACAGGAAGGCAGCCCTGCATATTCTGTCATTGCTGGTGCCCGAGTTCGATCATAACCGGGAAGGCGGCGTGTATGCCCCAGGTGGTTCACACATGGACATGGGGGCCGCAACCGGGCAGGAAGACTGCACGCAGGCGGATGAAGGAGCGTGGCGTAGCGCCGCGCGGTAA